The proteins below come from a single Cryptococcus gattii WM276 chromosome D, complete sequence genomic window:
- a CDS encoding uncharacterized protein (Similar to TIGR gene model, INSD accession AAW46626.1), with protein sequence MSPRPARKSLRSIAPFPTTQPILVPATVNTANSSTQHDVQLGTGITRHRNRNEDKDEDGDGGYNGEQQGSSLVPDSPVVQDVDEGTGGNSTRSTNESTSRSGIVVKRQVTVEVLPLSKSTVRTGERRSARVRGKEEEREKRPDSEQPKRLDRPVEHVNVDGQQAAGQGSDGTVEQEVEKLVDLPSGGIEATSTEHKPAPTSGRPSAAIPQSTVFGVSESKPRAKVSNSTTITAAATTKAAPPRKSMPKTKPASQPLRTPSTPNVNPSPTSTLALTTASTSIDPKYKGKPIERRVLPARIRRAAGGGLEGMRDVEEMVVDWLQRWGEPVTIPPDRLPILLTTLPLEMLNPLPVFIPMSSSTSSGQEQSSGGPPITLTPSRRIDPASTEMVTLKMEGTGKDALVDVKGENMLGKDEMIETPGWVMVAPGEDDEQEAREELENGPFVGSGTGTGTGTGVIGKGKGIGIVSPVKRLRRMHDEPEEDTSDAHYIQLHRKHEAFERRQRLREKEKLQFERYKLRSRIDLLRNLSKPAWASIVATILARDEDGWKSGRSKVGKEGEEWLRERLLKEGEEVMKRYEELLPPENRKHKAGAGVNAHHHHLLTTDGTPNSSTRFSSPSGSTSASRVPSLTPEPTVLPARVAALRDPVVGSTGKRKRSSMGASTNGGTSKARPSLSALGDRDTVENENEKLDGVEEKKGDASGRKKVAKTDTDRKERSQNTRSVVDETEAVGDGDGNADRDGAEQSLNGDSLLDPTTSSLLPPQISQPQVSAPPPLPLPPPFFPPLTASGLPCLIEAASRRESALKEAEASKARAAEPRKGRSINREKTRMSKRLGVVSPFGLPIPGVVEYKYEFTLTEEEDFWPIIAEREAAANRHRRASLMGQGGLSVLSGSGPIGASSSGTVHNESVRQMEQTAMSGTEKMGNIVVL encoded by the exons ATGTCCCCCCGACCCGCACGCAAGTCTCTACGCTCCATCGCACCCTTCCCCACCACCCAGCCCATCCTCGTCCCGGCCACTGTGAACACTGCGAACTCGTCGACACAACATGACGTCCAGCTCGGCACCGGCATCACACGACACCGCAATAGAAATGAAGacaaggatgaagatggggaTGGAGGATACAATGGGGAACAACAAGGATCAAGTCTGGTTCCGGACTCGCCGGTGGTTcaggatgtggatgaagGGACTGGTGGGAATTCAACCAGGAGCACGAATGAGAGTACAAGTCGGAGTGGAATTGTGGTGAAGAGACAAGTCACAGTAGAAGTCCTGCCTCTGTCTAAGAGTACCGTTCGAACAGGGGAAAGGAGGAGTGCGAGGGTCAGggggaaagaggaggaaagagagaaaagacCCGACAGTGAACAACCGAAACGATTGGACCGGCCAGTAGAACATGTCAATGTGGATGGGCAGCAAGCGGCAGGGCAGGGATCAGATGGCACGGTAGAGCAAGAAGTTGAGAAGCTCGTGGATCTCCCCTCGGGTGGGATAGAGGCTACAAGTACGGAGCACAAGCCAGCACCAACGAGTGGACGACCAAGTGCAGCTATACCACAATCAACAGTATTTGGCGTTTCTGAGAGCAAGCCACGAGCAAAAGTGTCGAACTCCACAACAAtaacagcagcagcaacaacaaaGGCCGCTCCACCTAGAAAGTCCATGCCCAAAACTAAACCTGCAAGTCAGCCCTTGAGAACACCATCAACTCCCAATGTTAACCCATCACCTACATCCACATTAGCACTAACAACTGCATCTACATCCATAGATCCGAAATACAAAGGCAAACCCATCGAGCGGCGTGTTCTCCCTGCCCGAATCCGTCGCGCAGCAGGAGGAGGTCTCGAAGGCATGCGGGATGTCgaagagatggttgttgATTGGTTACAACGCTGGGGCGAGCCAGTCACGATCCCTCCGGATAGATTACCCATCCTCCTCACTACTTTACCGCTCGAGATGCTCAACCCCCTGCCAGTTTTCATACCAATGTCCTCCTCCACATCTTCCGGGCAGGAGCAGTCCAGTGGTGGACCTCCGATAACGTTGACTCCATCGCGTAGGATTGACCCAGCATCGACAGAGATGGTCACGCTGAAGATGGAAGGGACAGGGAAGGATGCGCTCGTAGATGTAAAAGGAGAAAATATGTTGGGAAAGGACGAGATGATTGAGACGCCAGGGTGGGTGATGGTCGCGCCTggggaggatgatgaaCAGGAAGCTAGAGAAGAGCTCGAGAATGGACCATTTGTTGGGTCTGGAACTGGAACTGGGACTGGGACTGGGGTTATTGGGAAAGGTAAAGGAATTGGAATTGTCAGTCCTGTCAAGAGGTTACGGAGAATGCATGACGAG CCCGAAGAAGATACGTCCGACGCGCATTACATCCAGCTGCATCGCAAACACGAAGCCTTTGAACGCCGCCAACGTCTGCGCGAAAAAGAAAAGCTCCAATTTGAGCGATACAAACTGCGTAGCCGGATCGATCTCTTGCGCAACTTGTCAAAACCCGCGTGGGCATCGATCGTAGCGACCATCCTGGCTAGGGACGAAGATGGCTGGAAGAGCGGGAGGTCAAAGGtggggaaggaaggggaggaaTGGTTGAGAGAGAGGTTGTTGAAggaaggtgaagaggtGATGAAGCGGTATGAAGAGCTTTTACCTCCTGAAAACCGAAAGCACAAGGCCGGTGCCGGTGTCAACGCCCACCATCACCACCTCCTCACAACAGATGGTACTCCCAACTCCTCGACTCGTTTCTCATCCCCATCCGGATCAACGTCTGCGTCCCGGGTCCCATCACTTACGCCTGAACCTACTGTTCTCCCTGCGCGAGTAGCTGCTCTTCGAGATCCTGTGGTGGGTTCGACGGGAAAACGCAAACGCTCCAGTATGGGTGCCAGTACAAATGGAGGTACGAGCAAAGCCCGCCCTTCCTTGTCGGCTTTGGGAGACAGGGACACAGTTGAGAATGAAAATGAAAAGTTGGATGGAgttgaagagaagaaaggagatGCCTCAGGTCGGAAGAAAGTGGCAAAGACGGATACGGATAGAAAGGAGCGTAGCCAAAATACCCGTTCGGTTGTGGATGAAACTGAAGCGGTGGGTGATGGCGATGGAAATGCCGATAGAGATGGTGCAGAGCAATCCTTGAATGGAGATTCCCTACTTGATCCAACAAcctcctccctcctcccacCCCAAATCTCTCAACCTCAGGTGTCCGCCCCTCCGCCATTACCACTACCACCACCATTCTTCCCACCCCTCACGGCCTCGGGCCTACCATGCCTAATCGAAGCCGCTTCCCGCCGCGAATCCGCTCTCAAAGAAGCCGAGGCAAGTAAAGCCAGAGCTGCCGAACCTAGAAAGGGGAGATCGATAAATAGGGAGAAGACGCGGATGAGTAAAAGGTTGGGTGTGGTCAGTCCTTTTGGTTTACCGATACCTGGTGTGGTGGAATATAAATATGAG TTTACGCTCacggaagaagaagatttcTGGCCGATCATAGCTGAACGTGAGGCCGCTGCAAATAGGCATCGAAGAGCGAGTCTGATGGGTCAGGGTGGGCTGAGCGTGTTAAGCGGGTCAGGGCCTATAGGTGCGAGTTCAAGTGGGACCGTCCATAATGAGTCTGTTCGACAGATGGAGCAGACTGCAATGTCGGGAACAGAAAAGATGGGGAATATTGTTGTATTGTAG
- a CDS encoding cytoplasm protein, putative (Similar to TIGR gene model, INSD accession AAW46627.1), producing the protein MSFTNPERLSAFVSFPSPYTQSLLVQALVSTLPSLSLSLAQFPEDQPPALQWADYDLMSFDIPHRNPSKYLISSYIYRKALIRKHQLHNTIITYLAKCSHRKVPSILSPLPEEPVGDGAGTDLLGGGAPKGWIVDLQFADELDEALMDDLYELDAGMRANEGKEEGDRRWWILKPGFADRAQGIRMFSTEEELRAIFEEFEPPSSDEEDDDGDEDDDEDEQEREDAQQLAQSGVDGMIDMLAKKAVELGFNGEDDRDVDKEKYEDEEEGTGIMTSQLRHFVIQEYIPRPVLFDIAQISGELPSPLEGYKFHLRAYVLITGAYTVHIARTMLALFSGSPYAPPRPTKNGQLDLRPHLTNTCLQTDAYGAPAPPEELVKLFWELEGLSALSCSSSPSSTGNYSYLHRGEVTKEWLDKTFAKVGDVVAETVKAGAECGSFGLQFMPNAFEIFGVDLILSFPPSTSKSTSLPIPTVTLLEFNASPDFHQSGDRLRPKLLDMFKGVIRLSVAPFFDAETAEDEEKEEGEMQPGEERWGWRLVGKGEVRGSEW; encoded by the exons ATGTCATTCACCAATCCCGAGCGTCTGTCAGCATTTGTCTCCTTCCCGTCGCCTTACACCCAATCGCTCTTGGTTCAAGCGCTTGTCTCGACCCTTCCCTCTTTATCGCTTTCTCTGGCTCAGTTTCCTGAAGATCAACCTCCAGCTTTACAATG GGCCGACTATGACCTCATGTCATTCGACATTCCTCACAGAAACCCTTCCAAATACCTGATTTCCTCATACATCTACCGCAAAGCCCTTATCCGAAAACATCAACTTCACAACACCATCATTACATACCTCGCAAAATGCTCTCACCGAAAGGTCCCTTCCATTCTTTCCCCTTTACCGGAAGAGCCTGTCGGAGATGGGGCTGGGACAGATTTGCTGGGTGGAGGTGCGCCGAAAGGGTGGATAGTGGATTTGCAATTCGCGGATGAGCTGGATGAGGCGTTGATGGATGATTTGTATGAGCTCGATGCGGGAATGAGGGCAAAcgaaggaaaggaagagggggaCAGGAGATGGTGGATTTTGAAGCCTGGTTTCGCAGATAGGGCGCAGGGAATCAGGATGTTTTCGACTGAAGAGGAGCT GAGAGCAATTTTTGAAGAATTTGAACCTCCTTCTTCggacgaagaggatgacgatggagacgaagatgatgatgaggatgagcaAGAAAGGGAAGACGCCCAGCAACTGGCCCAAAGCGGGGTGGATGGGATGATAGACATGTTAGCAAAAAAGGCTGTCGAACTTGGCTTCAACGGAGAAGACGACCGAGATGTGGATAAAGAAAAGtatgaggatgaagaggaaggtACGGGTATCATGACTTCCCAGCTGCGGCACTTTGTCATCCAG GAATACATCCCTAGACCCGTGCTTTTCGACATTGCGCAGATATCTGGTGAACTGCCATCACCTTTAGAAGGTTACAAA TTCCATCTCCGGGCCTACGTCCTCATCACTGGCGCGTATACCGTCCATATTGCTCGGACGATGCTCGCTCTATTCTCTGGATCACCTTATGCCCCGCCCAGACCTACGAAAAATGGACAGTTGGACCTCAGGCCGCACTTGACCAACACATGTCTCCAA ACGGATGCATATGGTGCACCTGCTCCTCCTGAGGAGCTTGTCAAGCTTTTCTGGGAACTGGAAGGTCTTTCAGCCTTGAGTTGTTCATCCTCACCATCGTCCACCGGCAACTATTCTTATCTACACCGAGGAGAGGTCACAAAGGAATGGCTAGACAAAACGTTTGCAAAGGTCGGAGATGTTGTAGCCGAGACTGTCAAGGCTGGCGCCGAGTGCGGAAGCTTTGGGTTGCAATTCATGCCCAATGCGTTTGAG ATCTTTGGTGTTGACCtcatcctttccttcccGCCATCAACGTCCAAATCCACATCTTTACCTATACCAACGGTTACTCTTCTCGAGTTCAACGCTTCTCCCGATTTCCACCAAAGCGGTGACCGCCTCCGACCCAAACTACTTGATATGTTCAAGGGTGTTATTCGTTTAAGCGTGGCACCTTTCTTTGATGCTGAGACCGCTGAGGAcgaagagaaggaggaaggagagatgCAGCCTGGCGAGGAGCGATGGGGATGGCGATTGGTTGGAAAGGGAGAGGTTAGAGGTTCAGAGTGGTGA
- a CDS encoding uncharacterized protein (Similar to SGTC gene model, INSD accession EAL18809.1) yields MVNPPDMTRPKCQIPANNIEPTLDIGCTPNNHVVEQGMHSVQIPREAQKTIEARKSKDGDEVEEDDVENILSLTLDTSAFLAPEEDNEDTPPSLNLGTGLGLDLKDVTMNNSSTVISSQHKNQHEQDPNERVYRPHNSIIHIPAHLSFLSFPTFHPIHTDLFVSPSTMLVQSQREHEHRHKHARCEDDIEIYATQPPSNWVDLILWSDGHWHGHEHGWEDILPLPPRATNAAQCHPADQRLRAMSVHAQRPGRKVSGTMQYAIVPPVDRVPEDEEKPVMQRWTRVTSGYSEDGIDAGVEFDLIHGGSAAAFLDNEHREGENQIMRAGEEEGEETVEQEEDRLRFQVSTTQDEDEVWMAYVRQQLGVLFPDFFSTDPGQLARSAESAELETIRSQDDHEEGEGNTSVRSTSGVRGVGNDSFSQFPGDTSFTTATSSTEDSSLSLATPPPTGRPLHGHNLGTMMGGIGAMGVPNVTEEISGLREEIMRLRSVVGGLAEELRGEVADATEVKEDDQDQQDVYTPGTERVTDDSAGELYFDFNPPAS; encoded by the exons ATGGTCAATCCGCCAGATATGACGAGGCCCAAATGTCAGATCCCAGCGAATAACATCGAACCGACTTTAGATATTGGTTGTACACCGAACAACCATGTTGTTGAGCAAGGGATGCACAGTGTGCAAATCCCGCGTGAAGCGCAAAAAACGATTGAGGCAAGAAAAAGcaaggatggagatgaggTCGAAGAAGACGATGTGGAGAATATACTTTCCTTGACATTAGATACGAGCGCGTTCCTCGCaccagaagaagacaacGAGGATACTCCACCAAGTCTCAACCTCGGAACCGGTCTCGGTCTTGACCTTAAAGATGTTACGATGAACAACTCGAGTACTGTCATCTCGTCCCAGCACAAAAACCAACATGAACAGGAC CCAAACGAGCGAGTCTACCGACCCCACAACTCCATCATCCACATCCCTGCCcatctctctttcctctccttcccgACCTTCCACCCCATCCACACGGACCTCTTCGTCAGTCCAAGCACCATGCTCGTTCAGTCCCAACGCGAACATGAACACAGACACAAACATGCACGATGTGAAGACGACATCGAGATATACGCTACCCAACCGCCGTCCAACTGGGTGGATCTCATCCTTTGGTCAGATGGGCATTGGCATGGGCACGAACACGGGTGGGAGGATATT cttcctcttccccccAGGGCTACAAATGCTGCCCAATGCCATCCCGCAGACCAGAGACTGAGGGCCATGTCCGTACATGCTCAACGGCCTGGCAGAAAAGTGAGCGGTACAATGCAGTACGCTATTGTGCCTCCTGTTGATCGGGTTCcggaggatgaggagaaaCCAGTCATGCAAAGGTGGACGAGAGTGACATCTGGATACTCTGAAGATGGTATAGATGCGGGTGTTGAGTTTGATTTAATCCATGGCGGTTCTGCTGCTGCTTTCCTCGATAACGAGCACCGTGAAGGCGAAAACCAGATAATGAGGGCaggggaggaggaaggggaagagacGGTAGAACAAGAGGAAGATCGACTGAGATTCCAAGTATCGACAACACAGGACGAAGACGAAGTATGGATGGCGTACGTAAGACAGCAGTTGGGAGTGTTGTTTCCTGATTTCTTTTCGACTGATCCGGGTCAACTTGCTCGGTCGGCCGAGTCGGCGGAGCTGGAGACCATCCGATCTCAAGATGACCATGAGGAGGGTGAAGGGAATACGAGCGTGAGGAGTACATCTGGTGTCCGAGGGGTTGGAAATGATTCATTCTCGCAATTTCCGGGAGATACGAGCTTTACGACAGCTACGTCGAGTACTGAAGATTCGTCCCTCTCCCTCGCTACACCTCCACCCACCGGTCGACCCCTTCATGGTCATAATCTCGGAACTATGATGGGTGGTATAGGAGCGATGGGGGTGCCGAATGTGACGGAAGAGATTAGTGGGTTGAGAGAGGAGATTATGAGGTTGAGGAGCGTGGTCGGTGGGTTGGCGGAGGAGCTGAGGGGGGAGGTAGCAGATGCGACCGAGGTgaaggaagatgatcaGGATCAACAAGATGTTTACACCCCTGGAACTGAGCGGGTCACGGACGATAGTGCTGGGGAGTTA TATTTCGATTTCAATCCTCCAGCTTCTTGA
- a CDS encoding Hypothetical Protein (Similar to TIGR gene model, INSD accession AAW46624.1) translates to MSSPLFTRTSNSFTSGSSDCLLEPLLTPIPLLHTQTAATGPSRPKLDRLNTATPLLPRIKGSLYSNFWRGHWHLPWRGHRSAKDSTHCCGHARLGSCVWLVWKITLAVVIGIFLYWSGWQDARDQRLTLFNGLEQLPISINTTISTKGVTKIWANSHNDEMQGKHALILALKQGFGYIEIDIHLDTSSSTDSSLSLLAGHEVSDLNSNGTVKDLYLDPLLAILDAHNRDWTAGNEKNWTGVYEDDPREEVTLFFDIKSDGDATWPYLEAALEPFLSKGYLTTYNTTSNELVPGPLTIVGTGNTPLHRVYYSALRYIFYDAPLLELYHPYTLPASQYGPETTIHWNPTISPIASAKFPLQSYLALGPGSRGGGFNPFSCNLKLTSAIAREMGIQARWWGILHKPGWVRRMLWETVWESGAGVMNADELEDMGNWLRGREGKERSLKC, encoded by the exons ATGTCTTCACCTCTCTTCACTCGCACTTCCAACTCTTTTACCAGCGGCTCTTCGGACTGTCTCCTCGAGCCGCTATTAACACCAATACCTCTTCTACACACGCAAACCGCTGCCACCGGGCCTTCTCGTCCGAAGCTAGATCGACTGAACACGGCCACACCATTATTACCAAGAATAAAAGGGTCACTCTACAGCAATTTTTGGAGAGGACATTGGCATCTCCCTTGGCGAGGCCATCGATCGGCCAAGGATTCGACCCATTGTTGCGGACACGCGAGATTAGGGAGCTGTGTATGGTTAGTGTGGAAAATTACTTTGGCGGTGGTGATAGGGATTTTTCTGTATTGGTCGGGTTGGCAAGATGCCAGAGATCAGAGATTAACTCTG TTTAATGGATTAGAACAACTGCCAATCTCAATAA ATACCACCATCTCAACAAAAGGCGTGACAAAGATATGGGCGAATAGCCATAACGATGAAATGCAAGGAAAACACGCTTTG ATTCTCGCTCTCAAACAAGGTTTTGGATATATCGAAATTGACATCCATCTTGATACAAGTTCATCAACAGACTCATCTTTGTCACTTCTTGCTGGTCATGAAGTTTCAGATCTCAACTCTAATGGCACAGTCAAAGATCTCTATCTTGACCCATTATTGGCTATTTTGGATGCACACAATCGAGATTGGACAGCTGGGAATGAGAAGAATTGGACAGGTGTATACGAAGATGATCCCCGAGAAGAAGTAACCTTGTTCTTTGATATT AAATCGGACGGAGACGCAACATGGCCATACCTCGAAGCCGCCCTCGAACCATTCCTCTCCAAAGGCTATCTCACAACCTACAACACAACCTCCAACGAGCTCGTCCCCGGGCCACTGACCATCGTCGGCACGGGTAACACCCCTTTACACCGAGTCTACTACTCCGCCTTGCGCTACATCTTTTACGATGCCCCCTTATTGGAGCTGTATCACCCGTATACCCTTCCTGCAAGCCAATATGGACCTGAAACGACCATCCACTGGAATCCAACCATCTCCCCTATCGCTTCCGCCAAATTCCCACTTCAGTCCTACCTCGCTCTCGGTCCCGGATCGAGAGGAGGGGGTTTTAACCCGTTTAGCTGTAATTTGAAGTTGACATCCGCGATCGCGAGAGAGATGGGGATTCAGGCTAGATGGTGGGGAATATTGCATAAGCCGGGATGGGTGAGGAGGATGTTGTGGGAGACAGTGTGGGAGAGTGGGGCAGGGGTTATGAATGCGGATGAGCTGGAGGATATGGGGAATTGGTTGAGGGGACGTgaggggaaggaaaggagTCTGAAGTGTTGA
- a CDS encoding aldo-keto reductase, putative (Similar to TIGR gene model, INSD accession AAW46629.1), producing the protein MSRAISIRLSNSPKNILSKMPRPAPVKSLDARLKMHDGNAIPQFGLGVYEMNDKETYDCVKWALEAGYRHVDTAEWYENEAPCGKAITDFLKATGTPREEIFLTSKLKNNAGYEEALTDLKNSLKRSGVEYFDLYLMHSAIGGPIVRKNVWKALCDAQSQGLVKSIGVSNFGKKHIQEFIDQKVPLPTVNQVDLHPFMRHPEIVEICEQNEILLEAWGPLARAMRFDHPVLMKIAKEKGKDAAQIMLRWGIQHGFVIIPKSVSQKRIVSNSKIFDFELSIDEMKELDGLDEYLVTDWDVVDCE; encoded by the exons ATGTCAAGAGCTATATCTATACGTTTGTCCAATTCTCCAAAGAATATCCTATCAAAAATGCCCCGACCTGCCCCCGTCAAGTCCCTCGATGCTCGTCTCAAG ATGCACGACGGGAACGCCATCCCTCAATTCGGTCTTGGGGTCTACGAGATGAATGACAAGGAGACTTATGACTGTGTCAAGTGGGCTCTTGAAGCTGGATATCGACATGTCGACACTGCCGAATGGTACGAGAACGAAGCTCCTTGTGGAAAGGCCATTACCGATTTTTTGA AGGCTACTGGTACTCCTAGAGAGGAGATCTTCCTTACATCTAAGCTCAAGAACAACGCCGGCTACGAGGAAGCTCTTACCGACCTTAAGAACTCCCTCAAACGCTCTGGTGTCGAGTACTTTGACCTTTACCTCATGCACTCCGCCATCGGCGGTCCCATCGTCAGGAAGAACGTCTGGAAGGCCCTTTGCGATGCCCAATCTCAGGGTCTTGTCAAGTCTATTGGCGTCTCCAACTTTGGCAAGAAGCACATTCAAGAATTCATAGATCAAAAAGTCCCTTTGCCTACCGTTAACCAGGTTGACCTCCACCCCTTCATGAGGCATCCCGAGATTGTGGAGATCTGCGAGCAAAATGAGATTTTACTTGAAGCTTGGGGGCCTCTTGCGAGGGCAATGAGGTTTGACCACCCTGTGCTTATGAAGATTGCCAAGGAGAAGGGCAAGGATGCTGCTCAAATCATGCTGAGATGGGGCATCCAGCAT GGCTTCGTTATCATCCCCAAGTCTGTATCTCAAAAGCGAATCGTTTCCAACTCCAAGATCTTTGACTTTGAGCTCTCTATCGATGAGATGAAGGAG CTTGACGGCTTGGATGAGTACCTCGTTACTGACTGGGATGTCGTCGACTGCGAATAA
- a CDS encoding Acetyl-CoA C-acyltransferase, putative (Hypothetical Protein): MFKKRHSGRQCLAAWWWRQACPDGTAIRWHTSYCSSGLAAVVQVRPNLCFMYHLTPYADTLGSARDCLLPMGITSENVAKDYGITREEQDVFAAKSYAKAAQAQKEGKFKSEIVPIRVNWKDPTTQQVKEIIVDADDGIREGVTAESLSKLKPAFSKEGSTHAGNASQVSDGAAAVLIVRRSIAQKLGLPVLGNIGPAFAIPKVLEMAGLKKEDVDFYEINEAFASQAVMSIKHVGLLFEIVNPIGGAIAFGHPLGCTGARQLATAFAEAERENKKVFVSSMCIGTGMGRESWNRQ; encoded by the exons ATGTTTAAAAAGAGACATAGCGGTAGGCAATGTCTTGCCGCCTGGTGGTGGCGCCAAGCTTGCCCGGATGGCACAGCTATTCGCTGGCATACCTCATAC TGTTCATCGGGATTAGCTGCTGTTGTACAAGTACGGCCGAACCTTTGCTTCATGTATCATCTTACTCCATACGCTGACACTTTGGGCTCC GCCAGGGACTGCTTGCTCCCTATGGGAATCACTTCTGAGAACGTTGCAAAGGATTATGGGATCACCAGAGAAGAGCAGGATGTATTTGCCGCAAAAAGCTATGCAAAAGCGGCACAGGCCcagaaggaagggaaatTCAAGAGTGAAATTGTGCCCATCCGT GTTAACTGGAAAGACCCTACTACACAACAAGTCAAGGAGATAATCGTCGATGCGGATGACGGTATCCGGGAGGGTGTGACCGCTGAATCCCTCTCTAAGCTCAAACCAGCGTTCTCTAAAGAGGGGTCAACCCATGCTGGGAATGCATCTCAGGTGTCAGATGGGGCTGCTGCTGTGCTAATTGTCAGGCGATCTATAGCACAGAAGCTGGGGCTACCCGTTTTGGGCAA CATCGGGCCTGCATTCGCGATACCGAAAGTGCTCGAAATGGCGGGACTTAAGAAAGAGGATGTTGATTTCTACGAAATCAATGAA GCATTCGCTTCCCAAGCTGTCATGTCCATCAAGCACGTCGGTCTGCTATTCGAAATCGTCAACCCCATCGGTGGGGCCATTGCTTTCGGTCACCCTCTAGGTTGTACTGGAGCGAGACAGTTGGCTACTGCGTTCGCAGAGGCGGAGAGGGAGAACAAGAAGGTGTTTGTGAGCAGCATGTGTATCGGGACTGGGATG GGCAGAGAATCTTGGAACAGGCAATAG
- a CDS encoding Hypothetical Protein (Similar to TIGR gene model, INSD accession AAW46720.1): MPLQTAPYPHVFNALNGPTAPPVSYIVFYSNIVDGQMWCPDCRAVEDVVKETFDAPDKPNAAIFWVGNRQEWRTPTNQARADWNVNSVPTILRLENGKETGRLVEDEILDKARLQAFIK, encoded by the exons ATGCCTCTCCAGACAGCTCC CTATCCTCACGTGTTCAACGCCCTCAACGGGCCTACCGCTCCGCCGGTATCGTATATCGTCTTTTACTCTAACATTGTCGACGGCCAGATGTGGTGCCCT GACTGTAGAGCGGTCGAGGACGTCGTGAAAGAAACCTTCGACGCTCCCGACAAACCTA ATGCTGCCATCTTTTGGGTTGGGAACAGACAAGA GTGGCGAACCCCAACCAACCAAGCTAGGGCAGATTGGAATGTAAACAGCGTCCCAACGATTTTACGCCTTGAAAAC GGCAAAGAAACCGGTCGTTTGGTAGAAGATGAAATCCTCGACAAAGCCCGTCTTCAAGCGTTCATCAAGTAA